TGCGCATTGCCCCTTTGTCGACCGCCGCCGCGCCGTCTGCTCGGACCGGAGCGGGCTCAGCGTTTGTCTTCAGTGGAACGGCGGCCGAGGACGGCGTTGAACTCGGCGCCCAGCAGCAGCGCGAGCGAGGAGATCCACATCCACAAGATCAGGATGATGATGCCTCCCAGGGCGCCATAGGTGATGCCGAACGTGCTGAAGCGGGAGACATAGAAGGAGAAGCCCAGCGAAGCCGCAAGCCAGACGAGCACCCCCGCAACGGAGCCGGGCGTGATGAACTTGAACCTCTGCCGGGTATCCGGGAGCACGGAGTAGAGGACGGCCCAGAGGATCATCATCAGCAGCGCCGCGAGGGGAAACCTCAGCCAGCCAGCCAGCGTTGCCCAGGGCCCACCGAGCCGGGTGGCGAGCGCCGGGGCGGCCACCGCGATGAAACCGGCGAGCGGCGCCAGGACGGCTCCCGCCAGCGTCATTCCGAACGCCATCCCCAGGAGCTTCCAGCGCGGACGGCTCTCCGTCACAGCGTAGGCGGTATTGAGGGCCGTCATGAGACTCCTTACCCCGGCGGTCGCCGACCCCGCGGCGGCCAGCGCGCTGATCGTCAGCAGCCCCCTGCCTGGCCCGGAGGTGAGTTGCGCGAGTTGCTCATAGAGGAGCCGGCTGAAGGCCGGAGGAACTTCGCGCCCCAGCGCGCCGATGAGTGCTTCTACCTGCGAGGGTTGAATGACGAGGCCCGCCAGCGCGACGGTGAGGAGCAGGAAGGGAAAGAGGGCGAGGAGGCCGTAGAACGTGAGCGCGGCCGCCGCGTCGCTCAGCTTGTTGCGCTGCCAATCCCGCCGCAGTCTTCCAAGGATGTCCGCCCACTCCGCTGCGCTGCCGGGTAGGCCCCCGTGTGCCCTGGCAGGACGCCTTTCCGCGCCGGGCGCTTCCTTGCGAGTCAGGCTGCGAGGCACGCCTTTCATGGTCATCTCCTGGGCGAAAGGTAGCCTTGCCCCGCCTTTAACTGCTTCAACAGCGCCCCTGAACAGCCAGGCATCCGGGCCCGAGCGCAGGGCAGTCACTAGGTTCATCTGGAGGGCAGCCAGGGTTTTCACTGGGAGGCGCCGCCCGCTACCAGCCTTACGACACCTTCAGACGAGGAAACGAGCCATGGAACGCACGGATGCTGACCGCCTGAAGGCTGTGTTGGCCAAGATGATGGCGGTGCTGGCCATCATCGGCGCCATCAACTGGGGCCTGATCGGCTTCTTCAATTGGAACCTCGTGGAGGC
This Myxococcus virescens DNA region includes the following protein-coding sequences:
- a CDS encoding YihY/virulence factor BrkB family protein, translated to MKGVPRSLTRKEAPGAERRPARAHGGLPGSAAEWADILGRLRRDWQRNKLSDAAAALTFYGLLALFPFLLLTVALAGLVIQPSQVEALIGALGREVPPAFSRLLYEQLAQLTSGPGRGLLTISALAAAGSATAGVRSLMTALNTAYAVTESRPRWKLLGMAFGMTLAGAVLAPLAGFIAVAAPALATRLGGPWATLAGWLRFPLAALLMMILWAVLYSVLPDTRQRFKFITPGSVAGVLVWLAASLGFSFYVSRFSTFGITYGALGGIIILILWMWISSLALLLGAEFNAVLGRRSTEDKR